Proteins found in one Planctomycetaceae bacterium genomic segment:
- a CDS encoding choice-of-anchor Q domain-containing protein produces the protein NLSSDATAPGTSGLINQTAADVFVNVASDLHLKAGSPAIGAGTKILDFDALGNPRGTPDDMGALRTYVEPSGCHGGSIFGSPLIHAGSRRRAASIIHPGPSMRRRAA, from the coding sequence AACCTATCGAGCGATGCAACCGCCCCCGGAACGTCAGGCCTGATCAACCAGACCGCCGCCGATGTGTTCGTCAACGTCGCCAGCGATCTGCACCTCAAGGCGGGCAGCCCGGCCATCGGGGCAGGCACCAAGATTCTCGACTTCGACGCCCTGGGGAACCCTCGCGGCACCCCCGACGACATGGGGGCGCTGAGGACGTACGTGGAACCCAGCGGGTGCCACGGCGGATCCATCTTCGGCTCTCCGCTGATCCATGCCGGCAGCCGGCGACGGGCGGCGTCGATCATCCATCCAGGACCATCCATGAGGAGACGTGCAGCATGA